One Porphyromonas pogonae genomic region harbors:
- a CDS encoding family 20 glycosylhydrolase — protein MYRSRELLALCCIFILNLSVALSTTKIQAPLLPYPQYLQTMPGKLHLQEFISVWCNDELFGKECEKFFENYGFHISQHQKATRISIRKTAKLDTVPHYAQHEGYYLSILPQGIVIEAADKRGLLRAVQTLSQWKEIYGYQLPCIDITDWPAFEYRGVMQDVARYYIPMQELKKQIRLLSRFKYNYFHLHLTEDISWRIQSHIYPQLNEPRVTLRQAGKYYTLDELSDLANYCTQYGMTLLPEIDMPGHSQAFTSALGFPMQSEQGKAALKALLTEFLDKVKVPILHIGTDEVKFTDPSFVNEMVAFIRGKGVKAWSWNPGWSYKPGEIDGVQLWSAWGKPISCTPAIDSRYYYLNHFDLFGDLVALFNSKIGGYNNQENEENIIGGEIAVWNDRIPQSLQAIWKENAFYPNALVFAERSWRGGGYDYFRTYGTNLPIKPNDSRLADFRSLENRMLCHAAHSLRDESFPYVKQSDILWRVTEQFPNAGDVSQSFPPEKEIKNTYSYQGKSYTTRLARGAGIYLRHTWGSLVKSLLEHPHPNSTVYAYTYIYSYKAQEVGAWIEFQNYSRSEKDMPPPLRQWDYRGSSIRVNGEYIQPPQWINSTKSADNEHPLTNENACSRPPAKIYLKKGWNEFLIKLPVREFTTPEIRLVKWMFTFVCVTPDGGKVAENIIYSPDKDESLIFGNTENYKSTMNL, from the coding sequence ATGTACAGATCGAGGGAGCTACTTGCGTTATGTTGCATTTTTATATTGAATCTTTCAGTCGCATTGTCGACAACAAAGATTCAAGCCCCTCTCTTGCCCTATCCTCAATACCTTCAGACAATGCCGGGGAAGCTGCATCTTCAGGAGTTTATTTCCGTTTGGTGCAATGATGAGCTATTTGGGAAAGAATGTGAAAAGTTTTTTGAGAATTACGGATTCCACATATCACAGCACCAAAAAGCGACCCGCATCAGCATACGTAAGACAGCGAAGTTGGACACAGTGCCTCACTATGCACAACATGAAGGCTACTATCTAAGCATCCTTCCACAAGGGATCGTTATAGAGGCGGCAGATAAAAGAGGGTTGCTACGTGCAGTACAAACGCTAAGTCAGTGGAAAGAAATATACGGATACCAACTGCCGTGTATTGACATTACCGACTGGCCGGCCTTCGAATACAGAGGGGTCATGCAGGATGTGGCACGCTACTATATCCCAATGCAGGAATTAAAGAAGCAGATACGTCTATTATCACGTTTCAAATACAATTACTTTCATCTCCATCTCACCGAAGATATCTCCTGGCGTATACAAAGTCATATCTATCCACAGCTCAATGAACCCCGAGTAACACTACGCCAAGCAGGGAAATACTATACTTTGGACGAACTATCTGACCTTGCCAATTATTGCACCCAATATGGAATGACTCTACTGCCCGAGATAGATATGCCGGGGCACAGCCAAGCATTTACATCAGCTCTGGGTTTCCCTATGCAAAGCGAGCAAGGCAAGGCGGCTCTTAAGGCCTTACTCACAGAGTTTCTGGACAAGGTAAAAGTCCCCATACTCCATATAGGAACTGATGAGGTGAAGTTTACCGACCCTTCTTTTGTAAACGAAATGGTAGCATTTATCCGAGGAAAAGGTGTAAAAGCTTGGTCATGGAATCCCGGTTGGAGCTATAAACCGGGAGAGATAGACGGAGTACAACTTTGGAGTGCATGGGGAAAACCCATATCCTGCACTCCTGCCATAGATTCACGCTATTATTATCTCAATCACTTCGATCTCTTCGGTGATCTTGTAGCTCTATTCAATAGTAAGATAGGAGGCTACAATAACCAGGAAAACGAGGAGAATATTATCGGAGGTGAGATAGCTGTATGGAATGACAGGATACCGCAGTCACTACAAGCAATATGGAAAGAGAATGCCTTTTACCCCAACGCACTTGTCTTTGCTGAAAGATCTTGGAGAGGCGGAGGGTATGATTATTTCAGAACCTATGGTACCAACCTCCCGATAAAGCCCAATGATAGTAGGCTGGCAGACTTTAGATCGCTCGAAAACCGTATGCTCTGTCATGCTGCACACTCACTTCGTGATGAAAGCTTCCCTTATGTAAAACAATCGGATATATTGTGGCGTGTCACGGAGCAATTTCCCAACGCAGGAGATGTGAGTCAATCATTTCCGCCGGAGAAAGAGATTAAGAATACCTATTCTTATCAAGGTAAAAGCTACACTACCCGTCTCGCTCGGGGTGCCGGCATCTATCTGCGCCATACATGGGGTAGTCTGGTAAAAAGCTTACTGGAACATCCGCACCCTAATAGTACTGTTTATGCCTATACATATATCTACAGCTATAAAGCACAGGAAGTAGGCGCATGGATTGAATTTCAGAACTATTCTCGATCAGAAAAAGATATGCCTCCACCACTCAGGCAGTGGGACTATAGGGGGAGTAGCATACGTGTCAATGGTGAGTATATACAGCCTCCTCAATGGATCAATTCAACTAAAAGTGCTGATAACGAACATCCCTTGACAAATGAGAATGCATGCTCACGCCCTCCTGCAAAGATTTATCTCAAAAAGGGGTGGAACGAATTCCTGATAAAGTTGCCTGTAAGAGAATTTACCACTCCTGAGATCCGACTGGTAAAATGGATGTTTACCTTCGTTTGCGTAACTCCCGATGGAGGTAAGGTCGCCGAAAATATTATTTATTCACCGGATAAGGATGAATCACTTATCTTTGGGAATACTGAAAACTATAAAAGCACGATGAACCTATAG
- a CDS encoding YhcH/YjgK/YiaL family protein, with protein sequence MIVASLRDSARYESLHPLFKDAFEYIKNNDLLHHELGRIEIKGNDLFINNVNPDSMKQEDQLMEVHEDYLDIHILLEGKERIGWKPTFNCTKPKGEFDHENDYILYYDEPSAYVDLCPGQFAIVYPEDAHAPLIGQGKIRKLIVKVKL encoded by the coding sequence ATGATAGTAGCCAGCTTGAGGGATAGTGCCCGTTACGAATCACTGCACCCTCTTTTCAAAGATGCATTTGAATATATAAAGAACAACGACTTGCTCCACCACGAACTCGGGCGTATTGAGATCAAAGGCAATGACCTTTTTATCAACAACGTAAACCCTGACAGCATGAAACAAGAAGACCAGCTCATGGAGGTACATGAAGATTATCTGGACATCCACATCCTACTCGAAGGCAAAGAGCGCATCGGCTGGAAGCCAACTTTCAATTGTACCAAGCCCAAAGGAGAATTTGATCACGAGAATGACTATATCCTTTACTACGACGAGCCCTCGGCCTATGTAGATCTGTGTCCGGGACAATTCGCCATCGTATACCCCGAAGATGCACATGCACCACTCATAGGTCAAGGGAAAATACGTAAGCTCATTGTCAAAGTAAAATTATAA
- a CDS encoding cyclically-permuted mutarotase family protein, with the protein MNKKLSRILIYILPLVFLPGVIACCMSCSRAQSADVSQANLHEVVSIMPDTAYAKGVSGCFAGSVKDYILIAGGCNFPAIPAAEGGQKIFYRQIYKGALHSDTIVWNKVGELPYDIAYGATVSNGKELILIGGKTVGKAIRDVWRMRLNKEGQAILDSLPPLPFTFDNGSASLYKGYIYVVAGNQDDVPSKATWRLDLNKMQAGWRRLSDLPGKTRVQPVSAVCDSRLFVMGGFDGGNGSLPPTLSLDAYSLDLSVGDSSQTWQVVPAPTNQDTLVSVGGGCAVTTGHNILCFGGVNKDIFMEALDRIYKLQTDSVNVSNLDSLKEVQSIYLKHPVSWYRFNPYLLAYKAQSATWKTCAHDAHKLSRAGATAVKIDDHNILVINGEIKPGIRTPMIVRISIP; encoded by the coding sequence ATGAATAAAAAACTAAGCCGGATCCTGATTTATATCCTCCCACTAGTATTCTTACCCGGTGTGATAGCATGTTGTATGAGCTGCAGTCGTGCACAAAGCGCTGATGTAAGCCAAGCCAACTTACATGAAGTAGTGAGCATCATGCCTGATACGGCTTATGCAAAAGGGGTATCAGGTTGTTTTGCAGGGAGTGTCAAGGACTATATACTCATAGCGGGAGGGTGCAACTTTCCCGCTATCCCAGCAGCGGAGGGTGGACAAAAGATTTTTTACCGGCAGATCTACAAAGGCGCACTGCATAGTGACACCATTGTATGGAACAAGGTAGGCGAGTTGCCCTACGACATAGCCTACGGAGCTACGGTAAGCAACGGTAAAGAACTTATTCTCATCGGAGGTAAGACTGTAGGCAAGGCTATCCGTGATGTATGGCGTATGCGACTTAACAAGGAGGGACAGGCTATACTAGACTCCCTCCCCCCATTACCATTTACCTTTGACAATGGATCAGCGTCTCTATACAAAGGGTATATATATGTAGTAGCCGGCAATCAGGATGATGTACCGTCAAAGGCTACATGGAGGCTTGATTTGAACAAAATGCAGGCTGGCTGGCGCCGACTTAGTGATCTGCCGGGAAAAACGCGAGTGCAACCGGTGTCCGCAGTATGCGATAGTCGCCTCTTTGTCATGGGAGGATTCGACGGGGGTAACGGATCCTTGCCACCGACTCTGTCTCTCGATGCCTATTCCTTAGACCTATCAGTGGGAGACTCCTCACAAACATGGCAGGTAGTACCCGCCCCTACAAATCAAGACACTCTCGTTTCAGTGGGGGGAGGATGTGCCGTGACTACGGGGCACAACATCTTATGCTTTGGAGGTGTGAACAAGGATATCTTTATGGAGGCTTTGGATAGAATATACAAACTTCAGACAGACTCTGTGAATGTATCCAACCTCGATTCTCTCAAAGAGGTACAGAGCATATATCTGAAACATCCCGTATCATGGTATCGTTTCAACCCCTACTTATTAGCCTACAAAGCCCAATCGGCAACATGGAAAACCTGTGCACACGATGCCCATAAACTATCACGGGCTGGAGCCACAGCCGTAAAAATAGACGATCACAATATACTGGTCATCAACGGTGAGATCAAACCCGGTATACGCACCCCTATGATAGTCCGCATAAGTATACCCTAA
- a CDS encoding MFS transporter, translating to MKDSMQIDITELQSATNFGRLMSIFLWIYGLLSPFAGAIADRINRKWLIVGSIFVWSFVTYLMGVATTFNQVLILRALMGVSEALYIPAGLSLIADYHTNKSRSLAVGIHMTGLYTGQAIGGFGATIAAAYSWHATFHIFGLVGMVYALILIALLYEKPRPVLQTIINDKHKTSNMSILRGFGMLFSNIAFWAILIYFAVPSLPGWATKNWLPTLFAEKLNIPMSEAGPISTITIAASSFVGVILGGTLSDRWVQKNLRGRIYTGAIGLALTIPSLILLGLGNHLMLIIMAGVLFGVGFGMFDANNMPILCQFIPSRLRATAYGIMNMTGVFAGAFVTQMLGKWTDGGNLGLGFAWLGAIVAVALLIQLYFLRPTTDNME from the coding sequence ATGAAAGATTCTATGCAGATAGATATCACCGAGCTACAATCCGCTACCAATTTCGGGCGCTTGATGTCTATTTTCCTATGGATATATGGCTTGCTTAGTCCTTTTGCAGGAGCCATTGCAGATCGCATCAATCGTAAATGGCTCATCGTAGGTAGTATCTTCGTTTGGTCATTTGTCACTTATCTCATGGGTGTAGCCACTACCTTCAATCAAGTACTTATCCTCCGCGCCTTAATGGGCGTAAGTGAGGCTCTGTACATCCCGGCAGGGCTATCGCTAATTGCGGACTATCATACCAACAAAAGTCGATCACTTGCCGTAGGCATCCACATGACAGGACTGTATACCGGTCAGGCCATAGGAGGATTTGGAGCTACTATAGCCGCTGCATATTCATGGCACGCCACCTTCCATATCTTTGGATTGGTAGGTATGGTATATGCCTTAATCCTGATAGCTTTACTTTACGAAAAACCCCGCCCTGTATTGCAAACGATCATAAATGACAAGCACAAGACTTCCAACATGAGTATACTCCGTGGATTTGGGATGCTCTTTTCCAATATTGCTTTCTGGGCTATTCTTATCTACTTCGCAGTACCCAGCCTTCCGGGATGGGCTACCAAGAACTGGCTCCCCACTCTTTTTGCCGAGAAGCTTAATATCCCCATGTCCGAAGCCGGTCCCATATCCACCATTACCATTGCGGCATCATCATTCGTAGGAGTTATATTGGGAGGTACCTTATCCGATCGTTGGGTGCAAAAAAATCTCAGAGGCCGTATCTATACCGGAGCTATCGGGCTTGCACTCACTATTCCGTCTCTGATATTACTGGGGCTTGGCAATCACCTTATGCTTATCATCATGGCGGGAGTACTGTTTGGTGTAGGTTTCGGAATGTTCGATGCCAATAACATGCCTATCCTGTGTCAGTTTATCCCATCACGACTTCGTGCCACAGCATACGGTATCATGAACATGACAGGAGTTTTTGCAGGGGCTTTTGTGACACAGATGCTCGGCAAATGGACAGATGGAGGCAACCTCGGCTTGGGCTTTGCATGGCTTGGTGCCATAGTAGCGGTAGCTCTCCTGATCCAACTTTACTTCCTGCGCCCCACCACAGATAACATGGAATAA
- a CDS encoding DUF6796 family protein has product MNRTTYRQLMITGYIGLLGSLLMFAGDMLLYFTSKPVDNIEQEILSNMGGVPLGRMYAGGLVGPLAVCMYLIGFYHLYLAVREPQKMMAKIMLAILCIAIIIGGTYHAFFPAFGIVARQGHPELIDPLMNYAAYLGIGMFILVGIGLLIFAGIVLAKKTIYPRWIVIVNPMVTLWLGFLWQYLPQPYLMIIGGGWNSLVFGLLLAASLIVLRVNRNNLVNESTPITEV; this is encoded by the coding sequence ATGAATAGAACAACTTACAGACAACTAATGATAACCGGATATATCGGGTTACTGGGGAGCTTGCTCATGTTTGCCGGCGACATGTTACTGTACTTTACCTCAAAGCCTGTAGACAACATCGAACAAGAGATACTATCCAATATGGGAGGTGTTCCGCTCGGCAGGATGTATGCGGGAGGATTGGTCGGCCCGTTAGCAGTATGCATGTATCTGATCGGATTTTATCATCTTTACCTCGCCGTAAGGGAGCCACAAAAAATGATGGCAAAGATCATGCTTGCCATCCTCTGCATCGCCATCATAATTGGAGGTACCTACCACGCATTTTTTCCCGCTTTCGGCATTGTGGCAAGACAAGGACATCCGGAGCTGATAGATCCGCTGATGAACTACGCCGCATATTTAGGCATCGGGATGTTTATATTAGTAGGAATAGGCTTGCTAATATTCGCCGGCATAGTTCTGGCTAAAAAGACTATCTATCCGCGTTGGATAGTAATTGTAAACCCTATGGTTACATTATGGCTGGGCTTTTTGTGGCAATATCTGCCACAGCCTTATCTCATGATAATAGGAGGAGGCTGGAACAGCTTGGTCTTCGGGCTGCTCCTGGCTGCATCATTGATTGTTTTGAGAGTAAACAGAAATAATCTTGTAAATGAATCAACACCAATTACAGAAGTGTAA